One part of the Actinomyces howellii genome encodes these proteins:
- a CDS encoding Nramp family divalent metal transporter, with translation MVERHTPHRAPSPARHRLLALLGPAFVAAVAYVDPGNVAANITAGARYGYMLVWVLVASNAMAVIIQYQSAKLGIVTGRSLPQLLGARVGRPARLAYWAQAELVAAATDLAEIIGGAIALHLLVGLPLPVGGAVIGLVSMLLLALQGRRSQRPFEAVVVALLVVVTVGFVGGLVVAPPDWGAAAAGIVPRLRDTGSLLVAASMLGATVMPHAIYLHSSLVRDHHYASGEHETPARSRAQETDSPTARLIRATRVDVVWALAVAGAVNIALLLLAASALTGETGTDTIEGAHAAITANLGPVVGVIFAVGLLASGLASTSVGAYAGSEIMAGLLHVRVPLLVRRAVTLVPALVILTSGAEPTWALVLSQVVLSFGIPLAVIPLAALTGSGQVMGPWRDGALLRWTTRAVAGLIVTLNLALVVLTLTGTG, from the coding sequence ATCGTCGAGCGCCACACTCCTCACCGCGCGCCCTCCCCTGCCCGCCACCGCCTCCTGGCTCTGCTCGGGCCGGCCTTCGTCGCCGCGGTCGCCTACGTCGACCCGGGCAACGTCGCGGCCAACATCACCGCCGGAGCACGCTACGGCTACATGCTCGTGTGGGTGCTCGTGGCCTCCAACGCCATGGCGGTCATCATCCAGTACCAGTCGGCCAAGCTGGGCATCGTCACGGGACGCTCCCTCCCCCAGCTCCTCGGTGCGCGCGTCGGTCGACCCGCCCGCCTCGCCTACTGGGCCCAGGCCGAGCTCGTCGCCGCCGCGACCGACCTGGCCGAGATCATCGGCGGGGCGATCGCCCTCCACCTGCTCGTCGGTCTGCCCCTGCCCGTGGGCGGAGCCGTCATCGGCCTGGTCTCGATGCTCCTGCTCGCCCTGCAGGGACGACGCTCCCAGCGGCCCTTCGAGGCCGTGGTCGTGGCGCTGCTCGTCGTCGTGACGGTCGGCTTCGTCGGCGGGCTGGTCGTCGCTCCCCCCGACTGGGGGGCAGCCGCGGCAGGCATCGTTCCGAGGCTGCGTGACACCGGCTCGCTGCTCGTGGCGGCCTCGATGCTCGGGGCCACCGTCATGCCCCACGCGATCTACCTGCACTCCTCCCTCGTGCGCGACCACCACTACGCCTCCGGCGAGCACGAGACCCCGGCGCGGTCGCGCGCCCAGGAGACCGACAGCCCCACGGCCCGCCTCATCCGGGCCACCCGGGTCGACGTCGTGTGGGCGCTGGCGGTGGCGGGCGCGGTCAACATCGCGCTGCTGCTCCTGGCCGCCTCGGCGCTGACCGGGGAGACGGGCACCGACACGATCGAGGGCGCCCACGCGGCGATCACCGCCAACCTGGGGCCCGTGGTCGGGGTCATCTTCGCCGTCGGCCTGCTCGCCTCGGGACTCGCCTCGACCTCGGTCGGGGCGTACGCGGGCTCGGAGATCATGGCGGGGCTGCTGCACGTGCGCGTCCCGCTGCTCGTGCGCCGGGCGGTCACGCTCGTACCGGCCCTGGTCATCCTCACCTCAGGGGCCGAGCCGACCTGGGCGCTCGTGCTCAGCCAGGTCGTGCTCTCCTTCGGGATCCCCTTGGCCGTCATCCCCCTGGCAGCGCTGACCGGTTCCGGGCAGGTCATGGGTCCCTGGCGGGACGGGGCGCTCCTGCGCTGGACCACCCGGGCGGTGGCCGGGCTCATCGTCACCCTCAACCTGGCGCTGGTCGTCCTGACCCTGACCGGAACGGGCTGA
- the lysA gene encoding diaminopimelate decarboxylase — protein sequence MSDTTAPTDEAPLGDLGAPEPDERPDLWPSTARRGADGALEIGGRGLEEILAQAPTPVFVLDEADLRARAATWSAVMAEEFWPRYGMNGGEAYYAGKAFLTTRVARTVLTEGMGIDTASRVELAVGLAALQAVDGQGATSRATRLGLHGNGKTLAEISVALHHRVGHLVLDSLEEVGLAAQAVRDLRAAGVYAPDETGSVMVRLTTGVHAGGHEHISTGHEDQKFGISVATGAALEACRAVVAAPELTLHGLHSHIGSQILGHEGFVEAVGIVLRLRHDIAESTGVLCEEIDLGGGLGIAYTGLDPVPPSPADLARALAQAVRTGCQELGDGVPRVSVEPGRSVVGPTTVTLYTVTGLKTVELGPGASRLYVSVDGGMSDNLRPALYGSAYTALLANRRPDPAAGLVRARVVGKHCESGDVVVRDVDLPGDLAVGDVLAVPATGAYGRSMANNYNLFTRPGVAWVADGEQGWVLRPETIEDLLRLEGD from the coding sequence ATGAGCGACACGACCGCCCCGACCGACGAGGCGCCCCTGGGCGACCTCGGCGCCCCCGAGCCTGACGAGCGCCCGGACCTGTGGCCCTCCACCGCCCGCCGGGGTGCCGACGGCGCCCTCGAGATCGGCGGGCGAGGCCTGGAGGAGATCCTCGCCCAGGCCCCCACGCCGGTCTTCGTCCTGGACGAGGCCGACCTGCGGGCTCGGGCCGCCACGTGGTCGGCCGTCATGGCCGAGGAGTTCTGGCCCCGGTACGGCATGAACGGAGGCGAGGCCTACTACGCCGGCAAGGCCTTCCTGACCACCCGGGTGGCCCGCACCGTCCTGACCGAGGGGATGGGCATCGACACCGCCAGCCGTGTCGAGCTCGCCGTCGGCCTGGCCGCGCTCCAGGCGGTCGACGGCCAGGGGGCTACCTCGCGAGCCACCCGGCTCGGGCTGCACGGCAACGGCAAGACCCTCGCGGAGATCTCCGTCGCCCTCCACCACCGCGTGGGGCACCTCGTGCTCGACTCGCTCGAGGAGGTGGGGCTGGCCGCCCAGGCCGTGCGCGACCTGCGGGCCGCGGGCGTCTACGCCCCCGATGAGACCGGGTCCGTCATGGTCCGGCTGACCACCGGCGTCCACGCCGGCGGGCACGAGCACATCTCGACCGGTCACGAGGACCAGAAGTTCGGCATCTCCGTGGCCACCGGCGCCGCCCTCGAGGCCTGCCGGGCCGTCGTGGCAGCCCCCGAGCTGACCCTCCACGGGCTCCACTCGCACATCGGCTCCCAGATCCTGGGCCACGAGGGGTTCGTCGAGGCCGTCGGCATCGTCCTGCGGCTGCGCCACGACATCGCCGAGTCCACCGGGGTCCTGTGCGAGGAGATCGACCTCGGCGGTGGGCTGGGGATCGCCTACACCGGCCTCGACCCCGTGCCTCCCAGCCCCGCCGACCTCGCCCGCGCCCTGGCCCAGGCGGTGCGCACGGGCTGCCAGGAGCTCGGGGACGGCGTCCCCCGGGTGTCGGTCGAGCCCGGCCGCTCCGTCGTCGGCCCGACGACCGTGACGCTGTACACGGTCACCGGTCTCAAGACCGTCGAGCTCGGGCCGGGGGCGAGCAGGCTGTACGTGAGCGTCGACGGCGGCATGAGCGACAACCTGCGTCCCGCCCTCTACGGGTCGGCCTACACCGCGCTCCTGGCCAACCGCCGTCCAGACCCCGCCGCCGGGCTCGTGCGGGCCCGGGTCGTGGGCAAGCACTGCGAGTCGGGCGACGTCGTCGTGCGCGACGTCGACCTGCCGGGCGACCTGGCCGTGGGCGACGTCCTGGCTGTGCCCGCCACAGGGGCCTACGGACGCTCGATGGCCAACAACTACAACCTGTTCACCCGCCCGGGCGTGGCCTGGGTGGCCGACGGCGAGCAGGGCTGGGTCCTGCGGCCCGAGACGATCGAGGACCTCCTGCGTCTCGAGGGCGACTGA
- a CDS encoding MFS transporter, translating to MRALYLLVAGSFVNSLGAGMTAFALGVHVHSATGSATAVCLVQLCALAPLVVLAPAAGVLADRHDRRLVMVVGDGGSIGGLLIVLVGLGGSGGLGVICVGALVSSCLSALTEPALRATVTELVPRSGYLRASGMLQMASAAKFLVAPIAAGALYGLVGARGIVVVDAATCLVTVGCSLAVRRAVGAVAPREAEAGLRARLSEGWREVVGREAVRTLVLLMAVVTFAMGAVQSLVKPILLPVGSAGAVGLAETVAAVGLLAGSALVAARPSADPVRLLVAGLVGAGAAMTAVCLRPGLLWFAVTGALLFTALPACNAGADALVRSRIPDGVQARAWGLVSVLSQSGYLLAFAVVGPVADHLTEPLMADGGALAGSVGLVTGTGPGRGSALLVSVLGALVLGVAAVTHRRGATLSVAGSPHPPVRHSAVRTAEGASSDRG from the coding sequence GTGAGGGCCCTGTACCTGCTCGTCGCGGGCTCCTTCGTCAACTCCCTGGGCGCGGGCATGACCGCCTTCGCCCTGGGCGTCCACGTCCACTCGGCGACCGGCTCGGCCACCGCCGTCTGCCTCGTCCAGCTGTGCGCCCTGGCGCCGCTCGTCGTCCTGGCGCCTGCCGCCGGCGTCCTGGCCGACCGTCACGACCGGCGCCTCGTCATGGTCGTCGGCGACGGCGGCTCCATCGGGGGCCTGCTCATCGTCTTGGTCGGCCTTGGCGGCTCAGGGGGGCTGGGGGTCATCTGCGTCGGGGCGCTGGTCTCGTCGTGCCTGTCCGCCCTGACCGAGCCCGCCCTGCGCGCCACCGTCACCGAGCTCGTCCCCCGGTCGGGATACCTTCGCGCCTCGGGCATGCTCCAGATGGCCTCGGCCGCCAAGTTCCTTGTGGCTCCAATCGCCGCCGGCGCGCTCTACGGGCTCGTCGGGGCGCGGGGCATCGTCGTGGTCGACGCCGCCACGTGCCTCGTGACGGTCGGGTGCTCGCTCGCGGTCCGCCGAGCGGTGGGCGCGGTCGCCCCGCGGGAGGCGGAGGCGGGCCTGCGCGCCCGGCTCTCCGAGGGCTGGAGGGAGGTGGTCGGTCGCGAGGCGGTGCGCACCCTGGTCCTGCTCATGGCGGTCGTCACCTTCGCCATGGGGGCGGTCCAGAGCCTCGTCAAGCCGATCCTGCTGCCTGTGGGCTCGGCCGGCGCGGTCGGCCTGGCCGAGACGGTCGCCGCCGTCGGGCTCCTTGCCGGGTCCGCGCTCGTCGCGGCCCGCCCGTCCGCCGACCCCGTCCGCCTGCTCGTCGCGGGCTTGGTGGGGGCCGGGGCCGCGATGACGGCCGTGTGCCTACGACCGGGACTCTTGTGGTTCGCCGTCACCGGGGCCCTGCTGTTCACGGCGCTGCCCGCCTGCAACGCCGGTGCGGACGCCCTCGTGCGCTCGCGGATCCCCGACGGCGTCCAGGCCCGGGCGTGGGGTCTGGTGTCGGTGCTCAGCCAGTCCGGGTACCTGCTCGCCTTCGCCGTCGTGGGGCCCGTGGCCGACCACCTCACCGAGCCCCTCATGGCCGACGGCGGTGCCCTGGCAGGATCCGTCGGCCTCGTCACGGGCACGGGTCCCGGTCGTGGCAGCGCGCTGCTGGTCTCGGTCCTGGGGGCTCTCGTCCTGGGCGTCGCCGCTGTCACGCACCGGCGCGGCGCGACCTTGTCCGTCGCCGGGTCCCCGCATCCGCCGGTGCGGCACAGCGCCGTGAGGACGGCGGAGGGCGCCTCGTCGGACCGGGGCTGA
- the argS gene encoding arginine--tRNA ligase, with protein MTPEELAQAIRTVLTSAVDDGSLDLPVEEVPLPRVERPRHRDHGDWSTNVAMQLAKKAGTTPRALAELLADRLGGIDGVAEVEVAGPGFLNIRLDAGAAGELARSVVEAGESYGRNETLAGEHVNLEYVSANPTGPVHLGGARWAAVGDSLARILAACGATVTREYYFNDHGTQIDRFAASLLASARGQEPPEDGYGGAYISEIASRVTADETAAGRPEPAGLEDEAALEVFRSRGVELMFDAIKAELHAFRSDFDVFFHEDSLHTSGAVTRSIGELRERGVIEERDGATWLRTTDFGDDKDRVLIKSDGNPAYFAADTAYYLDKRSRGATCSIYLLGADHHGYVGRMMAMCAAYGDTPGVNMQILIGQMVNLVKNGAPVRMSKRAGTIVTLEDLVEAVGVDAARYALARSSMDSMIDIDLDLLASSSNDNPVYYVQYAHARTRNVARNAAEHGVSREAGFDPAALDDPADAALLGVLAQFPAVVAQAAQLREQHRVARYLEQLAAAYHTWYGATRVTPRGQDPVTPGHVARLWLNDAVGQVIANGLGLLGVDAPDRM; from the coding sequence GTGACCCCAGAAGAGCTCGCTCAAGCGATCCGCACTGTCCTGACCTCCGCCGTCGACGACGGCTCCCTCGACCTGCCCGTCGAGGAGGTGCCGCTGCCCCGCGTCGAGCGTCCCCGTCACCGCGACCACGGCGACTGGTCGACCAACGTGGCCATGCAGCTGGCCAAGAAGGCGGGCACGACCCCCCGTGCGCTCGCCGAGCTCCTCGCCGACCGCCTGGGGGGCATCGACGGCGTCGCCGAGGTCGAGGTGGCGGGCCCCGGCTTCCTCAACATCCGTCTGGACGCCGGGGCCGCCGGTGAGCTCGCCCGCTCAGTGGTCGAGGCCGGCGAGTCCTACGGGCGCAACGAGACCCTCGCCGGTGAGCACGTCAACCTCGAGTACGTCTCCGCCAACCCGACCGGGCCGGTCCACCTCGGTGGTGCGCGCTGGGCGGCCGTCGGCGACTCCCTGGCCCGCATCCTGGCTGCCTGCGGCGCCACGGTGACCCGCGAGTACTACTTCAACGACCACGGCACCCAGATCGACCGCTTCGCCGCCTCGCTCCTGGCCTCCGCCCGCGGCCAGGAGCCCCCCGAGGACGGCTACGGAGGGGCCTACATCTCTGAGATCGCCTCGCGCGTGACGGCCGACGAGACCGCCGCCGGCCGTCCCGAGCCCGCCGGTCTCGAGGACGAGGCGGCCCTCGAGGTCTTCCGCTCCCGCGGTGTCGAGCTCATGTTCGACGCCATCAAGGCAGAGCTCCACGCCTTCCGCTCCGACTTCGACGTCTTCTTCCACGAGGACTCCCTGCACACCTCAGGGGCGGTGACCCGCTCCATCGGCGAGCTGCGCGAGCGCGGCGTCATCGAGGAGCGCGACGGCGCCACGTGGCTGCGCACGACCGACTTCGGCGACGACAAGGACCGCGTCCTCATCAAGTCCGACGGCAACCCCGCCTACTTCGCCGCCGACACCGCCTACTACCTCGACAAGCGCTCGCGTGGGGCGACGTGCTCGATCTACCTGCTCGGTGCCGACCACCACGGCTACGTGGGCCGCATGATGGCCATGTGCGCCGCCTACGGCGACACCCCGGGGGTCAACATGCAGATCCTCATCGGCCAGATGGTCAACCTCGTCAAGAACGGCGCCCCCGTGCGGATGTCCAAGCGGGCCGGCACGATCGTCACCCTCGAGGACCTCGTCGAGGCCGTCGGCGTCGACGCCGCCCGCTACGCCCTGGCCCGCTCCTCGATGGACTCGATGATCGACATCGACCTCGACCTGCTGGCCTCGAGCTCCAACGACAACCCCGTCTACTACGTCCAGTACGCCCACGCCCGGACCCGCAACGTGGCGCGCAACGCCGCCGAGCACGGGGTGAGCCGGGAGGCCGGCTTCGACCCGGCCGCCCTGGACGACCCGGCTGACGCCGCCCTGCTCGGCGTGCTCGCCCAGTTCCCGGCCGTCGTGGCGCAGGCGGCCCAGCTGCGCGAGCAGCACCGGGTGGCCCGCTACCTTGAGCAGCTCGCAGCCGCCTACCACACCTGGTACGGGGCGACCCGCGTCACCCCCCGCGGGCAGGACCCGGTCACCCCCGGCCACGTCGCCCGCCTGTGGCTCAACGACGCGGTCGGACAGGTCATCGCCAACGGCCTGGGCCTGCTGGGTGTCGACGCCCCGGACCGCATGTGA